Proteins from one Mesotoga infera genomic window:
- a CDS encoding DUF368 domain-containing protein, which translates to MFYVITIGVIMGLANLIPGVSGGTIVLLGGLYERFVGAVASLSEFKFERKQLLFLVELFAGVIVGLLAFSSLIELSLTTVPSLMYGIFCGLVVGSVPVVLKNIKKFTPTSAVSFAVGVILVMAMAFSGARPGDDALLTHSLPAFLYDLLAGFVGAAAMVLPGLSGAFVLLLMGEYSRAISAINDRDLLIILFIGLGVVGGIVLVSKILKSLMKKRQNETFSFLLGLMIGSIPDLLTRTGEATRLSLLVPGVVLGVFLSYLLAVFERKNRPVCCGR; encoded by the coding sequence ATGTTTTATGTGATTACGATCGGCGTCATCATGGGTCTTGCAAATCTCATACCGGGAGTCAGCGGCGGTACTATCGTGCTGCTCGGAGGTCTTTACGAGAGGTTCGTTGGTGCTGTCGCTTCTCTTTCCGAATTCAAATTCGAAAGAAAGCAACTTCTGTTCCTTGTTGAGCTCTTCGCAGGGGTAATTGTAGGACTGTTAGCCTTTTCCAGTCTCATCGAGTTATCTCTTACAACTGTCCCTTCGTTGATGTACGGAATCTTCTGTGGATTGGTGGTGGGAAGTGTCCCGGTAGTGCTTAAAAATATAAAGAAGTTCACCCCCACCTCGGCTGTATCTTTCGCGGTTGGCGTGATCCTGGTGATGGCCATGGCCTTTTCTGGAGCCAGACCCGGGGACGATGCACTCCTGACACACTCTCTTCCGGCCTTTCTGTACGATTTGCTGGCCGGATTCGTGGGTGCGGCGGCCATGGTTCTCCCCGGACTAAGCGGGGCCTTCGTGCTGCTCTTGATGGGTGAGTACTCAAGGGCGATATCGGCCATCAACGACCGCGACCTATTGATAATACTTTTCATAGGATTGGGAGTTGTTGGGGGAATAGTTCTTGTAAGTAAGATCCTGAAGTCGTTGATGAAAAAACGTCAAAACGAAACCTTTTCGTTTCTACTGGGTCTGATGATCGGTTCCATCCCCGACCTTCTGACCAGAACCGGCGAAGCAACGCGCTTATCGTTACTGGTTCCGGGAGTGGTGCTCGGGGTTTTCCTCTCTTACCTCCTCGCCGTCTTTGAAAGAAAAAACAGGCCCGTATGCTGTGGTCGATAG
- the ruvX gene encoding Holliday junction resolvase RuvX — protein sequence MKILGIDFGTVRIGLAIQIEGIEIPLETIEHRDYRKSLKEIFSQREIDLTVIGLPLSMSGRFNQLAMKVVAFAEKVKKIFPGRVILTDERLTTKSSERIAKDSGLSFSTRRDILSAMEILRNYSRGTTVNWEVRDLFPVCRNFPPIDAGKKALLYAPLSSKIVGLDSTKEMDVYVEDPQIYLSFVKKGFKPKNLLDDIDFSTYDIIVITEGAELPASSIEPADNCAVYMCSWLNG from the coding sequence ATGAAGATACTGGGAATTGACTTCGGCACTGTGAGAATCGGTCTGGCGATCCAAATAGAAGGTATCGAGATTCCACTCGAGACGATAGAGCACAGAGATTATCGCAAAAGCCTGAAGGAAATCTTCTCTCAAAGAGAGATAGATCTAACGGTCATAGGGCTGCCACTTTCTATGTCGGGTCGGTTCAACCAGCTGGCGATGAAAGTCGTTGCATTCGCCGAAAAAGTGAAAAAGATATTTCCGGGTAGGGTGATATTGACCGACGAAAGACTCACAACGAAATCCTCCGAAAGGATCGCAAAAGACAGTGGGCTGAGTTTCTCGACCCGGCGCGATATACTGAGCGCTATGGAAATACTGAGAAACTACTCTCGCGGAACCACAGTAAACTGGGAAGTTAGGGATCTCTTTCCCGTATGTCGTAACTTTCCGCCTATAGATGCCGGAAAAAAAGCGCTACTCTACGCGCCGCTCTCTTCAAAGATAGTGGGGCTCGATTCGACAAAAGAAATGGACGTCTATGTGGAAGATCCACAGATATATCTCTCCTTCGTGAAAAAGGGCTTCAAACCGAAAAACCTTCTTGACGATATCGACTTCTCAACTTACGATATAATAGTAATCACTGAAGGTGCTGAACTGCCCGCTTCTAGCATCGAGCCGGCAGACAATTGTGCCGTGTACATGTGCTCGTGGCTCAACGGATAG
- a CDS encoding DUF3343 domain-containing protein, protein MVETACLDILLLMPLGAVLPSMKALREAGVAAKLFPTPPQRFPGCSISIAISSGNLECCLEVLERNGLDPLSIAHCHSNPVREFYEDTGN, encoded by the coding sequence TTGGTTGAGACAGCGTGTCTGGACATCCTGCTTTTAATGCCCCTGGGAGCCGTTCTTCCTTCCATGAAAGCGTTGAGAGAAGCGGGAGTTGCCGCCAAACTCTTTCCCACCCCGCCGCAACGTTTTCCGGGCTGTTCAATATCTATTGCCATTTCTTCTGGCAATTTGGAATGTTGCCTCGAGGTTCTGGAGAGAAATGGTCTGGACCCGCTTTCAATAGCTCACTGCCATTCAAATCCCGTGAGAGAGTTTTATGAAGATACTGGGAATTGA
- the recJ gene encoding single-stranded-DNA-specific exonuclease RecJ has protein sequence MRKEWLLLKPDDESVKRLVEYLGIDTFLARLLVTRGIKDEIEAMKFLNPDKTILHDPFILQDMTVAVRTIIGARDRDESIVIFGDYDVDGVTSTALLYLAMKRMGFKVSYYIPLRLEEGYGLSRDALKDLRDRGHSLLITVDCGVTSFSEIEYAREIGFDVVVTDHHEVKDILPPANAVINPKRPDDSYPFKGLAGVGVAFKLLVALNETLRCPINPEEYLDIVALGTIADIVPLRDENRYIVREGTAKIQSSPLLGLKALLSYLRIPSENLTAQDIAFKIAPKLNAAGRMDSAIVALELLISEDMDSAMNTASRLLKHNQNRQTIEAKIFEQTSKDLEINHRMNDDFALVIDGDNWHLGVLGIVASRLVSIHNKPVFLISTTGQDGKGSARSPSGVSIISLLNEVSSLLREFGGHEMAAGFSIDKENIPEFRRAINEAYIRQYGRKLPVFKIDVDDVLSLESITPHVLDKLEILRPFGHSNPEPKFLIKGLNIEKAKTFGSGSDHVKMILRSGDRKTLAIGYNMSSIFDDFKYVKPNLLKVDAVASIKSDNLYGLQSVKLSLSDVNLYIDPVFEEEVRDKNFVFEFIRDWKNQQPASQVKNDVSALISELEKKLSHKCPEFMDISSKSPWGTFGNIRLKNPFLALRILRNYQKGLKTFIVSAINGTLAHTYYSLQHYLDAIKPVFANSLYRGSLEENVIFVTLPFFVENFARILETAGEVIFDEPAYILSGIFKGHPDLEGFLSLIDSVLDISGFTGSVYYDDLKEFLADRRISHVYKPNPIKKVGIIDNRGSRKKVEQVMSIVGHGENVAVIVDSPHKTVTLAKSMGSRLSHALQNGELIFYNYMLKDFQRSVIYSLVERQKIRVLITTPSSDGLGVTLGNSNIVFYSAPRNFLEVLDSVSTRPGEDSELFLNLSFNKSDLLSNTSEMDRLFPTIEELEAVYQDLKDVLPAPERDIRKALSFEDGISKVYLSILEEMNLLNYDGNVWYSSSNGELDTTLVKKTLRYREGIAEKRMTRWFATKLSTMTTRGLLRSLTNSEEVLRVG, from the coding sequence ATGAGAAAGGAGTGGCTTCTGCTTAAGCCCGACGATGAATCTGTGAAGAGGCTCGTCGAGTATTTGGGAATAGATACTTTTTTGGCCAGATTGCTTGTTACAAGGGGTATAAAAGACGAAATCGAAGCTATGAAGTTCCTGAACCCAGATAAGACGATCCTTCACGATCCTTTTATACTCCAGGACATGACGGTAGCCGTCAGAACCATTATCGGTGCGAGAGACAGAGATGAGAGTATCGTGATCTTCGGCGATTACGATGTGGACGGCGTTACCAGTACCGCACTGCTTTATTTGGCAATGAAGAGAATGGGCTTCAAAGTCAGCTATTACATACCCCTGAGACTCGAGGAGGGCTACGGTCTCAGTAGAGACGCCCTCAAAGATCTCCGTGACAGGGGTCACAGTCTCCTGATAACTGTAGATTGCGGAGTAACATCGTTCAGTGAAATAGAGTACGCAAGAGAAATCGGATTCGATGTGGTAGTCACCGATCACCACGAAGTAAAGGACATTCTTCCTCCTGCAAACGCGGTTATCAATCCAAAGAGACCTGACGATTCTTATCCCTTCAAAGGGTTGGCCGGTGTCGGAGTTGCTTTCAAACTTCTGGTGGCGTTGAATGAGACGCTGCGTTGCCCCATCAATCCCGAAGAATATCTAGACATAGTAGCCCTTGGAACTATAGCCGACATTGTACCACTGCGCGACGAAAATAGATACATCGTGAGAGAAGGAACGGCGAAGATACAGAGCAGCCCTCTTCTGGGGTTGAAAGCTCTCCTATCTTATTTGAGAATTCCTTCGGAAAATCTGACGGCCCAAGATATCGCCTTCAAGATAGCACCCAAACTCAATGCGGCAGGAAGAATGGATTCAGCCATTGTGGCACTGGAGTTGCTTATTAGCGAGGACATGGATTCGGCAATGAACACGGCCAGCAGACTTTTGAAGCACAATCAGAATCGCCAGACGATCGAGGCCAAAATTTTCGAGCAGACTTCCAAAGATCTAGAGATAAACCATCGAATGAACGACGATTTCGCACTCGTCATCGATGGAGATAACTGGCACCTTGGAGTACTGGGCATCGTCGCTTCAAGACTTGTCTCTATACACAACAAACCTGTTTTTCTCATCTCCACCACTGGACAGGACGGAAAGGGATCGGCCAGGAGTCCTTCTGGAGTCAGCATAATCAGTTTGTTGAACGAGGTCTCTTCTCTGCTCAGGGAGTTCGGAGGGCATGAAATGGCCGCTGGCTTCAGTATTGACAAAGAAAACATTCCGGAATTTCGCAGGGCTATCAATGAAGCTTATATAAGGCAATACGGAAGAAAATTGCCAGTCTTTAAGATAGATGTGGACGACGTTTTGTCTCTCGAATCGATAACTCCCCACGTATTGGACAAACTCGAGATTCTCAGACCTTTCGGACATTCGAATCCCGAACCCAAGTTTCTGATAAAGGGTCTGAACATAGAAAAGGCCAAAACCTTCGGGAGTGGAAGCGATCACGTGAAGATGATCCTCCGGTCGGGCGATAGAAAAACACTCGCAATAGGCTACAACATGAGTTCCATTTTTGATGACTTCAAATACGTAAAACCCAATCTTTTGAAGGTGGATGCCGTTGCCTCTATAAAGAGCGACAACCTCTACGGGCTCCAAAGCGTGAAGCTTTCGCTTTCAGATGTCAATCTGTACATAGATCCCGTCTTCGAAGAGGAAGTCAGGGACAAAAACTTTGTTTTTGAATTCATAAGGGACTGGAAAAATCAGCAGCCTGCTTCTCAGGTTAAGAATGACGTCTCGGCTTTGATTTCAGAACTCGAAAAGAAGCTCTCGCACAAATGCCCGGAATTCATGGATATAAGTTCGAAGAGTCCCTGGGGCACCTTCGGCAATATACGTTTGAAGAACCCCTTTCTTGCCTTAAGGATATTAAGAAACTACCAGAAAGGGCTGAAGACCTTCATAGTTTCGGCTATCAACGGAACGCTCGCACACACTTACTACTCTCTTCAACATTACCTCGATGCGATTAAACCAGTTTTTGCCAATTCTCTGTACAGGGGAAGTCTAGAAGAGAACGTTATATTCGTTACCCTTCCCTTCTTCGTCGAAAACTTTGCAAGGATCTTGGAAACCGCAGGAGAGGTAATATTTGACGAACCGGCCTATATTCTCTCGGGTATATTCAAGGGCCATCCTGATCTCGAAGGCTTTTTAAGTCTTATTGATTCGGTTTTGGACATATCGGGCTTCACCGGAAGCGTGTATTACGACGACCTCAAGGAGTTTCTTGCCGATAGGAGAATCTCCCACGTTTATAAGCCCAACCCCATAAAAAAGGTAGGTATCATAGACAACAGAGGCTCCCGGAAAAAGGTCGAGCAAGTCATGTCCATCGTCGGTCATGGAGAAAACGTAGCAGTTATCGTCGATTCTCCACATAAGACTGTGACGCTGGCCAAATCAATGGGTTCGAGGCTTTCTCACGCCCTTCAAAACGGCGAGTTGATATTCTACAACTATATGTTAAAGGACTTCCAGAGATCGGTGATCTACTCGTTGGTCGAAAGACAAAAGATTAGAGTTCTGATCACCACGCCCTCCAGCGACGGACTCGGAGTCACGTTAGGAAATTCTAACATCGTATTTTACAGCGCTCCGAGAAACTTTCTGGAGGTTCTCGATTCCGTCTCAACGAGGCCTGGCGAAGACTCCGAGCTCTTCTTGAACCTCTCGTTCAACAAAAGCGACCTGCTTTCGAACACAAGCGAAATGGACAGGCTTTTCCCTACTATTGAAGAGCTGGAAGCCGTCTATCAGGATTTGAAAGATGTACTTCCCGCTCCCGAAAGAGATATAAGAAAGGCTTTGAGCTTCGAAGACGGTATCTCCAAGGTCTATCTTTCGATTCTGGAAGAGATGAACCTGCTGAATTACGATGGCAATGTGTGGTACAGCAGTTCGAATGGAGAACTGGATACTACTCTGGTCAAAAAAACCCTTAGATACAGAGAGGGTATAGCTGAAAAGAGAATGACGCGCTGGTTTGCCACAAAGCTTTCGACTATGACCACCAGGGGACTGTTGCGCAGTCTTACCAATTCCGAAGAGGTGCTGAGAGTTGGTTGA